Sequence from the Deinococcus radiopugnans ATCC 19172 genome:
CGTTGATCGCTTCGTGGATGCGTCCAACGACGTCCGGGTCACTCTTGCAGCGCTCCCCACCCGGCACGGTCAGCGGTGGCGCCACCAATGTCAGGTCCAGTTGTGCGGCGAAGTAGGCCTGGATCTGGCCTTCCAGCCCAGGAAAGGCCGCCAGCACGCCATCATCCACCACGCACAGCACCCTCGGTGGCTGGCCCCCGGAGGCTTCCGGCCCGGTCAGGATGTCGCGCAGCAGGGTCTGCTGCGGATCGAAGAGGTGCTCGGTGAAATGCACCGGGTAGGTGAAGGTGACGGGCACGACCTGCGTGATCGTCCGGTCCCTGCGGCTCGACCTGCCCAGGCCCGCCGATTCGACGTTGACCGTCTGTGTGTCGATCATGCCCTGAAGCTGCGCTGGGCGGCATAAAAGGAACGCTAACCTGAGCGGCTGATGAGGCCGATGACGGCGAGTCTGTCCTGCATCGTGGTACGCCGCGCCACATCCCCTACGCCTCTGGTTGGGCCGGACCCTGAAGTGCCGCAGGCCTCCGATCAGAACACTGGGAGACCGCCCCTGCAGGGTGGGGAAGGTATGGCAGCGCAGCCTGGAGATCCCCCTATCACCGCCATTGCAGCGTTCACGGTCCATTCCGGGGCCAATCAACGAAAGCAGGCAACCTTTTGACGGGTTGCCTGTTGCAATGGGTGGACCTTAGCGGGTGGCGGGTGCGGGCGTCGCCGGTTCCGCATCGGTGGCCGGAGGCGTCGCGCTGTCCTTGGGCGCGGCGTCGGCAGGGGCACCATCAGCAGGCGTCGCACCGGCAGGCGCGGCAGAATCCGGCGTGCTGGAATCGCTGGCGGGTGCCGTCGGCTTCGGCTCGGCGTCGGCCACCCGCTTGGCCTGGGCCGCCAGCACCTTGTCCAGATTGTCGGTGGGCTTCAGGGCGGCCACCTCCTTGCTCACGAACGCCTGACCGGCCTCGTTCTTCTTGGCCGCCAGCACCTGCGCTTCAATCTGGCCCCGAACGGCGCTCAGCGGCTGGGTCACCGCCGGCTTAAGGTCGGTGACGTACAGCACCGAGTAGCGGTCCCCGACTTTCACCACGTCGCTCAGGCTGCCCTCGCCCGCGTCCTTGAGGGTCTTGGCGCTGAAGACGGCGGCTTCCAGCTCGGGGCTCAGTTTGCTGTCGCCGGCCGTCACGGCGCCGCGTTCGCTGACGGTGGCTCCGGCCTTGCCGGCCGCCGCCGTGAAGTCGCCGTTGCCGTTCCAATCGGTGCGGAAGGCCAGCGCCTGGTTGCGGTCACGGAAGCTGGCCTCGCTGACGGTGGCGCCGGCGGGGGTCTGGAACTGCTCCTTGTTCTGATCGTAGTACGCCTGCAGGTCCGCGTCGGTCACCTTCACGTCACGCGCGCCGTAGGCGGCCAGCCCCTGCACGATGTCCTGGCGGGTGCCGGTCAGGTCCAGCTTCAGCTTGTCGGCAATGGTGGGGGCGGCGTAGGTCTGGATCAGCCCCTGCGTCACTTGCGGCTTGAGGATGCCGTTGACCAGCCCGGCGGCCTGTTCGGGCGGCACCTGTTGCAGCAGCGAGGCGAACTGCTGGTTGCTGACCACGCCTTCCACCACTTCCGAGTACGGGATGTCCTTGCCTGCCACCGTGGCGACGGTGGGGTTCGTGGTCTTCCAGTTGGGATCGACGTACTCGATCTTGGCGTCCTTCTCCAGTCCGGCCAGCCACTGTTCGATGGCCGCGTTTTCCTTCTGGGTCTTCAGCGCGGCCATGATGTCGGTCTTGGCCTCGTCGAAAGGCTTGGGAGCGGGCGGCAGATACTTCTCGACTTTCACGATGTAGAACTTGCCGCCGCTGGGAATCACGTCGGTCAGGCCGCCGTCCGTGAGGGCAAAGGCCGCCGCGCCCACCTCGGCGGGCAGGGCCACCTGGGCCACCGGGCGGGGGGCACCGCTTTCGACGGGACCGAGCGCGCCGCCCCGGTCCTTGAATTCGCTGCTGTTGGCCGAGGCCAGCGCCGCGAAGTCCGCGCCGCCCTTGGCCTGTGCCAGCAGGGCCTTGGCCTTGGCCTCGTCGGCCACCACGATCTGACGGCCCACAATGCGCGCGTCACTCTGGAAGGCTTCGGGGTTCAGGGTGTAGTACAGCTGGGCCTCGGCGTCGGTGGGGGCGGGCACGGCCGCCTTCAGGGCGTCCACCTTGCGCTGCACGGCGATGCTGTCACGAATCTGGGTGCGTGCGGCGGCGTCACTCAGCCCGACGCCCTGTAGGAAATCGGTCCAGGCCTTGTTGTCCTTGAGGC
This genomic interval carries:
- a CDS encoding peptidylprolyl isomerase, producing the protein MNRKKVTNVMLIVLALLLVVGMAYQFTPNIEGLFNRSQTTGTPAVKVNGQTITAEELDQARRANPVLSSTDTGVLGDDFKTVVVANQIQQALVTGATQDIKVSRTDVNAEVDKIREQRGLKDNKAWTDFLQGVGLSDAAARTQIRDSIAVQRKVDALKAAVPAPTDAEAQLYYTLNPEAFQSDARIVGRQIVVADEAKAKALLAQAKGGADFAALASANSSEFKDRGGALGPVESGAPRPVAQVALPAEVGAAAFALTDGGLTDVIPSGGKFYIVKVEKYLPPAPKPFDEAKTDIMAALKTQKENAAIEQWLAGLEKDAKIEYVDPNWKTTNPTVATVAGKDIPYSEVVEGVVSNQQFASLLQQVPPEQAAGLVNGILKPQVTQGLIQTYAAPTIADKLKLDLTGTRQDIVQGLAAYGARDVKVTDADLQAYYDQNKEQFQTPAGATVSEASFRDRNQALAFRTDWNGNGDFTAAAGKAGATVSERGAVTAGDSKLSPELEAAVFSAKTLKDAGEGSLSDVVKVGDRYSVLYVTDLKPAVTQPLSAVRGQIEAQVLAAKKNEAGQAFVSKEVAALKPTDNLDKVLAAQAKRVADAEPKPTAPASDSSTPDSAAPAGATPADGAPADAAPKDSATPPATDAEPATPAPATR